A genomic segment from Corylus avellana chromosome ca5, CavTom2PMs-1.0 encodes:
- the LOC132181344 gene encoding uncharacterized protein LOC132181344 isoform X2 translates to MSLFSLTSSYFSTSPLPDFPAKVNNFPFPTTSAPVSTLNFSPFSKRLLGNGIWVSQRNKFHAKSTDAEPNTSEPSTQSSLGNVTVSSSGGNSSTSFLSILCPLLKLFSGGDPSRERNYSLEVATSLMSTLARLPWGSNALSESSHSQEIPTLDPPMNLQLFEFEACPFCRRVREAMTELDLSVEVYPCPKGSVRHREMVRTSGGKEQFPFLIDVNTGISLYESGDIVNYLFQQYGKGRSLSTGLLESTFFTGWMPTILRAGRGMTLWEKARQDPPPKKLELFSYENNPYARIVREALCELELPYILHNVGEGSRRAQILLDVSGSKEVPYFIDPNTGARFGDYKKILSYLFQTYSAATV, encoded by the exons ATGTCGCTGTTTTCTCTGACCTCCTCCTATTTCTCAACTTCACCACTTCCGGATTTTCCTGCGAAGGTTAACAACTTTCCATTCCCAACCACTTCAGCTCCGGTTTCTACTCTCAACTTCTCCCCATTTTCTAAGAGATTGTTGGGAAATGGGATTTGGGTTTCTCAGAGAAACAAATTTCATGCAAAATCTACTGACGCAGAACCCAATACCAGCGAGCCATCCACCCAATCTTCCCTGGGAAATGTTACAGTTTCCAGTAGTGGTGGCAACTCATCGACCAGTTTTTTGTCCATTCTTTGTCCCCTGCTCAAGCTCTTCTCT GGAGGAGATCCTTCTCGAGAACGGAATTATAGTTTGGAG GTCGCAACATCTTTAATGTCCACCTTGGCAAGACTTCCATGGGGATCAAATGCACTATCCGAGAGTTCGCACAGCCAAGAGATCCCCACTTTAGATCCTCCTATGAATTTGCAACTCTTTGAATTTG AGGCATGCCCCTTTTGCCGGAGGGTTCGAGAGGCCATGACTGAGCTAGATCTTTCTGTAGAG GTCTATCCCTGTCCAAAAGGCTCTGTTAGACATAGAGAGATGGTTAGAACATCCGGTGGCAAAGAGCA GTTTCCTTTCCTCATTGATGTGAATACTGGTATTTCATTGTATGAAAGTG GTGACATTGTGAATTACCTTTTTCAGCAATATGGTAAAGGGAGAAGCCTGTCGACAGGACTTTTGGAAAG CACATTTTTCACAGGATGGATGCCAACAATTCTCAGAGCAGGTAGAGGAATGACATTGTGGGAAAAGGCCAGACAAGACCCACCACCCAAAAAGTTGGAACTTTTCTCATATGAAAACAATCCG TATGCACGAATTGTGCGTGAGGCACTGtgtgagttggagcttccttacATCCTCCATAATGTTGGAGAAGGTTCTCGGCGGGCACAGATACTTCTTGATGTATCTGGATCCAAAGAG GTTCCTTACTTTATTGATCCTAACACTGGTGCTCGATTTGGTGACTACAAGAAGATCTTGTCTTATTTGTTCCAAACATATTCAGCAGCCACTGTGTAG
- the LOC132180770 gene encoding uncharacterized protein LOC132180770, which translates to MKFAVKAWNNGRARSGVLQLGRCPSPIETPSLLLSTRKGLPFFIPPDFLPSLPSPDSHLLQVCPLHFLEGLSPKTISNIGGLHQMLGLHDYVLAAVGRDSIQCLPECNSTNKIGASFETPCGRLLIKPVEYMELISSLRPNLWATLADEVPTWVSEKRNKTSVDRTIRWLDECIALSPAGGAVFGAIVGGSSIEERQRCAQEVAGRNVSGYWIGGFGLGESMDERPALLNAVTDTLAEEKPRLICGLGLPEEVLQGVAAGIDLFDSVYIYHLTLGGFALTFPLDGLDVNESDFQQSDFGSDPTKINLRATVYRKDPSPIIKSCSCYTCQNHTKAYINHLLNVHEMLAQILLEIHNTHHYLGFFRAIRAAVKSGNFEQFRQQFIEGRRDRLAVAAAAQA; encoded by the exons ATGAAGTTCGCAGTAAAGGCATGGAACAACGGAAGGGCACGTTCAGGGGTGCTGCAGCTGGGCCGCTGCCCGAGCCCAATAGAGACAccttctcttctcctttctaCACGTAAAGGGCTGCCCTTTTTTATCCCCCCTGACTTCCTTCCCTCTCTTCCTTCTCCTGATTCCCATCTACTCCAAGTCTGCCCCTTGCACTT TTTGGAAGGCCTTTCACCTAAAACGATATCAAATATTGGAGGACTTCATCAAATGCTTGGTCTGCATGACTATGTACTAGCAGCTGTAGGAAGGGACTCTATTCAATGCCTTCCAGAGTGTAACAGCACAAACAAAATTGGAGCATCATTTGAGACTCCTTGCGGTCGTCTTTTG ATTAAACCTGTAGAATACATGGAATTGATTTCTTCATTGAGGCCGAATCTATGGGCCACTTTGGCTGATGAAGTGCCTACTTGGGTATCTGAAAAGAGAAACAAGACCTCGGTGGATCGAACTATAAGATGGCTTGATGAATGCATTGCATTAAGCCCA GCAGGTGGAGCTGTTTTTGGAGCCATTGTTGGAGGGTCTAGTATAGAAGAACGCCAGCGATGTGCACAAGAGGTAGCCGGTCGAAATGTATCAG GTTATTGGATTGGAGGTTTTGGGCTAGGAGAGAGCATGGATGAGCGCCCTGCTCTCCTTAATGCTGTTACT GATACTTTAGCAGAGGAAAAGCCGCGCCTGATATGTGGGCTTGGACTTCCAG AGGAGGTCTTGCAGGGTGTTGCTGCAGGCATTGATCTTTTTGACTCAGT GTATATCTATCACCTTACCCTTGGAGGCTTTGCACTTACCTTTCCTCTGGATGGACTTGATGTAAATGAATCCGACTTCCAGCAGAGTGATTTCGGAAGTGACCCGACAAAGATTAATTTAAGGGCAACAGTTTACAG GAAAGATCCATCACCAATCATCAAAAGCTGTAGCTGCTATACATGCCAAAACCACACAAAAGCATACATTAATCACCTGCTCAATGTTCATGAAATGCTGGCTCAGATTCTGCTAGAAAT ACATAATACTCACCATTATCTTGGCTTCTTCCGTGCAATAAGAGCAGCAGTTAAATCAGGAAACTTTGAGCAGTTTCGGCAACAGTTCATTGAGGGTAGACGTGATCGGCTCGCTGTGGCTGCTGCTGCCCAAGCATGA
- the LOC132181344 gene encoding uncharacterized protein LOC132181344 isoform X1 gives MSLFSLTSSYFSTSPLPDFPAKVNNFPFPTTSAPVSTLNFSPFSKRLLGNGIWVSQRNKFHAKSTDAEPNTSEPSTQSSLGNVTVSSSGGNSSTSFLSILCPLLKLFSGGDPSRERNYSLEVATSLMSTLARLPWGSNALSESSHSQEIPTLDPPMNLQLFEFEACPFCRRVREAMTELDLSVEVYPCPKGSVRHREMVRTSGGKEQYVILSARFPFLIDVNTGISLYESGDIVNYLFQQYGKGRSLSTGLLESTFFTGWMPTILRAGRGMTLWEKARQDPPPKKLELFSYENNPYARIVREALCELELPYILHNVGEGSRRAQILLDVSGSKEVPYFIDPNTGARFGDYKKILSYLFQTYSAATV, from the exons ATGTCGCTGTTTTCTCTGACCTCCTCCTATTTCTCAACTTCACCACTTCCGGATTTTCCTGCGAAGGTTAACAACTTTCCATTCCCAACCACTTCAGCTCCGGTTTCTACTCTCAACTTCTCCCCATTTTCTAAGAGATTGTTGGGAAATGGGATTTGGGTTTCTCAGAGAAACAAATTTCATGCAAAATCTACTGACGCAGAACCCAATACCAGCGAGCCATCCACCCAATCTTCCCTGGGAAATGTTACAGTTTCCAGTAGTGGTGGCAACTCATCGACCAGTTTTTTGTCCATTCTTTGTCCCCTGCTCAAGCTCTTCTCT GGAGGAGATCCTTCTCGAGAACGGAATTATAGTTTGGAG GTCGCAACATCTTTAATGTCCACCTTGGCAAGACTTCCATGGGGATCAAATGCACTATCCGAGAGTTCGCACAGCCAAGAGATCCCCACTTTAGATCCTCCTATGAATTTGCAACTCTTTGAATTTG AGGCATGCCCCTTTTGCCGGAGGGTTCGAGAGGCCATGACTGAGCTAGATCTTTCTGTAGAG GTCTATCCCTGTCCAAAAGGCTCTGTTAGACATAGAGAGATGGTTAGAACATCCGGTGGCAAAGAGCAGTATGTAATTCTTTCTGCCAG GTTTCCTTTCCTCATTGATGTGAATACTGGTATTTCATTGTATGAAAGTG GTGACATTGTGAATTACCTTTTTCAGCAATATGGTAAAGGGAGAAGCCTGTCGACAGGACTTTTGGAAAG CACATTTTTCACAGGATGGATGCCAACAATTCTCAGAGCAGGTAGAGGAATGACATTGTGGGAAAAGGCCAGACAAGACCCACCACCCAAAAAGTTGGAACTTTTCTCATATGAAAACAATCCG TATGCACGAATTGTGCGTGAGGCACTGtgtgagttggagcttccttacATCCTCCATAATGTTGGAGAAGGTTCTCGGCGGGCACAGATACTTCTTGATGTATCTGGATCCAAAGAG GTTCCTTACTTTATTGATCCTAACACTGGTGCTCGATTTGGTGACTACAAGAAGATCTTGTCTTATTTGTTCCAAACATATTCAGCAGCCACTGTGTAG